In a genomic window of Rhopalosiphum maidis isolate BTI-1 chromosome 4, ASM367621v3, whole genome shotgun sequence:
- the LOC113549843 gene encoding leucine-rich repeat-containing protein 24-like, whose translation MYAADTMPTTTTTRMILAAAALAAVLVAAAGCPLGCTCKWKGGKQTVECVNRSLTVIPAGMDAGTQVLDMSGNSIDALSRGRFMSAGLSNLQKIFMARCRITHVDDAAFQGLSNLVELDLSDNAIADIPTKSFDDYPQLMKLVLSGNAVTVVRTAAFKRLTYLTHLDLSRCRVSTVEPGAFDGLHSIVWLRLDHNQIVRIEAGGGAVVLPLSLHGIEMHHNPWSCDCRLRDVHRWLNNNSAPHTVEPTCQGPDRLRGTVIRKLATEELACAPVATAASPEYVETDAGKNVTLACRVTPVGQARISWWFEGRQVANVTATAGVELSIEDAGPADNGSYACVAENRAGWAACNFTVRVIQEPSEVAAGSYPPDAPPPALLVVVLAGAVCFVAVAVVCAVACRLTMTKRRRRRDHNGRPVGKSGGAGGGDAGADDPSNSGQGAKATSDIRQSDSVNLTVSSTVDGKLSSAEDVSVYGEYDAAAGPGSSVGYEVHEVLHVGGGGYDAYQQVHVAAGHPVTATATTTLEANPDLISDASTVIRDNVGGDYCDAGDEVYKIAVPPPAPGGRDFWTSSGATVVYPPTGGCGSYELQLSPGKLAAGEPYPADYGLPKLSSGQYPVPAPPSLYRTLPHRRNAAKPQGRSCQEAEFVLLQQHHHHHHHHHQQQQQQHQHHVARYEPQNVRYNQQGYPYPVSATAADAAYYATAAAAFYEPPSLSNASAQTLDDDTMVMMMMMPPPPQLAAGAAALPPTGRQPQHLAGEHAGQHKAVAAVQKQPANTESPDEGYVGEGPDS comes from the coding sequence ATGTACGCCGCCGACACGATGCCGACGACCACAACGACGAGAATGATTTTAGCGGCAGCCGCGTTGGCCGCCGTGCTGGTCGCGGCCGCGGGTTGTCCGCTCGGATGCACGTGCAAGTGGAAGGGTGGCAAGCAAACGGTGGAGTGCGTCAACCGGAGCCTGACGGTCATACCGGCCGGCATGGACGCCGGCACTCAGGTGCTGGACATGTCGGGAAATTCGATAGACGCGCTGTCCAGGGGCCGGTTCATGTCGGCCGGGCTGTCCAACCTGCAGAAGATCTTCATGGCCCGGTGCCGGATCACGCACGTGGACGACGCCGCGTTCCAGGGCCTGTCCAACCTGGTCGAACTCGACCTGTCCGACAACGCGATCGCCGACATACCGACCAAGTCGTTCGACGACTACCCGCAGCTGATGAAGCTGGTGCTGAGCGGCAACGCGGTGACCGTGGTCCGGACGGCCGCGTTCAAGCGGCTCACCTACCTCACCCACCTGGACCTGAGCCGGTGCCGGGTGTCCACGGTCGAGCCGGGCGCGTTCGACGGTCTGCACAGCATCGTGTGGCTGCGGCTCGACCACAACCAGATCGTCCGGATCGAGGCCGGGGGCGGGGCGGTCGTGCTGCCGCTGTCGCTTCACGGCATCGAGATGCACCACAACCCGTGGTCGTGCGACTGCCGGCTGCGGGACGTGCACCGGTGGCTGAACAACAACAGCGCGCCGCACACGGTCGAACCCACTTGCCAGGGGCCGGACCGGTTGCGCGGCACCGTCATCCGCAAGCTGGCCACCGAGGAACTGGCGTGCGCGCCGGTGGCGACGGCCGCGTCCCCCGAGTACGTGGAAACGGACGCGGGCAAGAACGTGACGCTCGCGTGCCGGGTGACGCCGGTCGGACAGGCGCGGATCTCGTGGTGGTTCGAGGGGCGGCAGGTGGCCAACGTCACAGCGACGGCCGGCGTCGAGCTGTCCATCGAGGACGCCGGGCCCGCGGACAACGGGTCGTACGCGTGCGTGGCCGAAAACCGGGCGGGTTGGGCGGCGTGCAACTTCACGGTGCGCGTGATCCAAGAGCCGTCCGAGGTGGCGGCCGGTTCGTATCCGCCGGACGCGCCGCCGCCCGCCCTGTTGGTCGTCGTGCTAGCCGGTGCGGTGTGCTTCGTGGCCGTGGCCGTGGTCTGCGCGGTCGCCTGCCGGTTGACGATGACGAAACGCCGGCGGCGTCGAGACCACAACGGCCGGCCGGTCGGCAAGTCCGGCGGAGCCGGTGGCGGCGACGCGGGCGCCGACGACCCGTCGAACAGCGGACAGGGAGCAAAGGCGACGTCCGACATCAGACAGTCGGACTCGGTGAACCTGACCGTCTCGTCCACCGTCGACGGAAAGTTGTCGTCCGCCGAGGACGTGAGCGTGTACGGCGAGTACGACGCGGCCGCCGGTCCGGGATCGTCTGTCGGCTACGAAGTGCACGAGGTGCTGCACGTGGGCGGTGGCGGTTACGACGCGTACCAGCAAGTGCACGTGGCCGCGGGACATCCGGTCACGGCGACAGCGACCACCACCTTGGAGGCCAATCCGGACCTGATCAGTGACGCGTCCACCGTGATCCGGGACAACGTCGGCGGCGACTACTGCGACGCCGGCGACGAAGTGTACAAGATCGCCGTGCCACCGCCCGCGCCCGGCGGCCGGGACTTTTGGACGAGTTCCGGTGCGACCGTCGTTTACCCGCCGACCGGTGGCTGTGGATCGTACGAATTGCAACTGTCGCCCGGCAAGCTGGCCGCCGGCGAACCGTATCCGGCCGATTACGGGCTGCCCAAGTTGTCTTCCGGCCAGTATCCCGTGCCGGCGCCGCCGTCGTTGTACCGGACGCTGCCGCACCGCCGGAACGCGGCCAAACCGCAAGGCCGGTCGTGCCAGGAAGCCGAGTTCGTGCTGCTGCAGCAGCACCACCACCATCACCACCATCACCACCAgcaacaacagcaacagcacCAACACCACGTGGCCCGGTACGAACCGCAAAACGTCCGATACAACCAACAGGGATATCCGTATCCGGTGTCCGCGACGGCCGCAGACGCGGCATACTACGCGACGGCCGCAGCCGCTTTTTACGAACCGCCGTCGCTGTCGAACGCGTCCGCGCAAACGCTTGACGACGATACAATGGtcatgatgatgatgatgccgccgccgccgcaacTCGCGGCCGGGGCCGCCGCATTACCGCCGACCGGCAGACAGCCACAACACTTGGCCGGTGAACACGCGGGCCAACACAAGGCCGTGGCCGCCGTGCAAAAGCAACCGGCCAACACGGAGAGCCCGGACGAAGGGTACGTGGGCGAAGGGCCCGACTCGTAG